The following nucleotide sequence is from Aedes aegypti strain LVP_AGWG chromosome 3, AaegL5.0 Primary Assembly, whole genome shotgun sequence.
GCCAATACTGATGAAGATTCCGGCCGCATGTCCGACCGAGTTTGATAAGCTTATCTGAGTAACCTGGCGTCGTTCGTCAATTTCGAGGGATCGAGCCAGTTCAGAGAGGCCTTCGCCGAGGCGCTGGTAGTCCTGTTTCCATTGGCCTTGAAACTTTTTGGTTTCATCGCTACATATTTGGAATAGGCTTTTCACTGCAGTGTTCATTTGAGGTACGAACTGAGTGCATGCGTCCACCTGTGGTTCGACCTGCGAGTGTAGAAGAGTTTTGTCCGGTGGGAATATGGCTGCACAGAAAGTCGTTCCCACCAGGGGATCCTTCTCGGCGGTTCGTTTGCCGATTTTCCATTTCTTATCATCAGTACACGTCAGAAAGTGCATCCAGACGGCACAAGTGGACAGCACGGGATGCCGGCACATCCAATCGACAAACTCCTGCAGCTGAACGCGACGATGCTCAACGAACTCTTCGTCGTACCGTCCGGAAATCTGCTTGTCTGGCAATGGTGGAATCGGAATCAAGCAGAACTTGTCCACCAATCGCTCGTGGAGCCAATCGAAGTGTTTGTACCGACGAGACACGGGAATATTGTTAAATGAAGGCGTCAGTTGGTAAGCTATAAAACTTTTAAGGCCATTGAATTTCTTCTCTTTCTTTGGTGAATCAACGATAACCGTATACCCATCACGGAGCGGTTTCCAAATAATTCCATTCTCCGTTTGAAGGATCTGCACCCGGTCACTCTCTGATACAGCAGGTACGTTCAATCCCATCAGATAAGCGTCACCagtttttgagaatattttacCCGACGATGTGGTCCTCCTGGTTCCTCCCACTGCAGTCGAGGCCAGCGAAATTCCATCCCCATCATTGTGATGAGCTCCAGCGGGTGGTGCCGGCAGGTTGGCATTTGCATAATAACTACTGCTTTGGAAATTTCCGTTCTGATTATGGACAGCAGTTGTTGCCGCCGGTGTTGTTGCGCCTCCACTAGCAGGACCAATTTCCGTATAGGTATCATTATCGTCGTCCCAATCGTCCTCCCAGTCGTCCTGTTGGTCTCCCCAGTCGTCTGACGTCGGATCGTATCGATGTCCTTGCTGTTGAGCCGGCTGCTGTGGCTGTTGTTGCGGTTGCTGCTGTTGCTTAGCGGCTTGGATTAAGGGCGGTGGGGGCATTTTCGGTGGTCCCGGGTTGTTCGGCAGGACTTCCACGTACGCAGCCGGAAACAAACCACGTTGACCGCGGGAATTGGTTCCCTCCCACCATCCCTCGCCGACATCGGTACTGGTGACGGTTAGGATTTCCCCGACGGTTATGGTGATTTCCGCCGAGTTCGGTTCCGCCGAGAAATCGTACAGCACCTGTACGCGTgacattctagaaaaaaaaaagaaaaagagaaGAACTGTTTAGTAGGAGAGTCACGTTTAACCGTCTCAACGTTTCTTGTTTAAGTTTAGATTCGGGAAACGTGCAAATATTTGATTTCAGCAAATGAATGCATGATACTCTAaattcagggctggtagcgggcATAAACCAAagtaatagtgactttagtgactaaaATTACCATAATTCTGGGGTTTTTAGCCGACATAGAAAGCGATTTCGAAACTACAAGTATTTATCCaatgaataataaaatttagGAACTAtaagtatttgaaaaaaatgtcgatCGGGATAGAACTTGAGTGCCAAAACATGGTTCAAATTAGAGAAGCAAATAATCTAATTCTAATTGGTAAGAATCATCATGAATAGCATGatcataagcatagatgaccgtttcgtagttgctactccgtgattaatCAGAACTATCGAATTTTCCCAGAGATACAATTAATAGGGTTTGGTATTAGcaaaccattctcaatgtgcacaactCGGGAGCTCAAAACttagaagtcaataacggcgccggccacgtccacACAGTTatcgggaaagggaaggaatgttagttagacaaccactgTAACTAGAGACCGAATATACCTCTACACCTCCACAGTTGTCACGGAAAGGATACTGGGTTAGTGAGACAAGGTAAGGATCTGGGATTCACCTATGATTGGTGATACGATCCATATTCACGCCTAACAGGATCAAGCGACATTATGCATATGCTGTTTATGcataccgtaaaacgaggtatctttgataattcgggtaactttgatagtgcgggacccatcacatactaaacgaaatggtcggcgttaagtcagaggggaccaagtacaaaacttgggaaaattggattattctttcattagatgcgaaattaccttaccttcgtttcactttgaccagatCTGACGAATGCTGTAcattgcgagagatatgtaacaaatttactctggatgatcaataaaaatcgataaaagtgtgcagtcagagaggaccaagtgcttattaccataacagcgaaaatgatcagcgcgttgggaaatgcgaggaaatgaaaaatatttcaagagatt
It contains:
- the LOC5578125 gene encoding sorting nexin lst-4, with amino-acid sequence MSRVQVLYDFSAEPNSAEITITVGEILTVTSTDVGEGWWEGTNSRGQRGLFPAAYVEVLPNNPGPPKMPPPPLIQAAKQQQQPQQQPQQPAQQQGHRYDPTSDDWGDQQDDWEDDWDDDNDTYTEIGPASGGATTPAATTAVHNQNGNFQSSSYYANANLPAPPAGAHHNDGDGISLASTAVGGTRRTTSSGKIFSKTGDAYLMGLNVPAVSESDRVQILQTENGIIWKPLRDGYTVIVDSPKKEKKFNGLKSFIAYQLTPSFNNIPVSRRYKHFDWLHERLVDKFCLIPIPPLPDKQISGRYDEEFVEHRRVQLQEFVDWMCRHPVLSTCAVWMHFLTCTDDKKWKIGKRTAEKDPLVGTTFCAAIFPPDKTLLHSQVEPQVDACTQFVPQMNTAVKSLFQICSDETKKFQGQWKQDYQRLGEGLSELARSLEIDERRQVTQISLSNSVGHAAGIFISIGQMYADQPKHDFIPFSDRLHIYRGLLNTFPDSLNEYRSAVQKRKECEKLTAEQKMENSQLAEVNRRVDVMSYAMLAEMAHFRQERDTHLKDTLRNFIGAQIEFYQNIVRRLEQAQSHF